Proteins found in one Solitalea lacus genomic segment:
- a CDS encoding NAD(P)/FAD-dependent oxidoreductase, with protein MSVNSTLIYNNLDAVILGAGACGLMCAVQAGYLGKKVLVLEKNAKVGAKILISGGGRCNYTNLYASNQNFISENEHFSKSAFAQWTVQDTIGFFETYGIYGQEKTLGQLFPTTNNARDVVKVFTDLCADFGQDILCNAEVQSINRNESGFIVEFKDLITNRIHFLNAPKVVVATGGLPIPKMGATDFALRLARQFDVKLTSTAPALVPLTVTGKDHEWYQQLSGTSIFSRVSNDKISFEENILFTHWGLSGPAILQISSYWRAGERINIDLLPSANILELLDEERLLSGKKLLASFLEKYYSRKFVEAMKKYLPIEKNLASLSKNDLSLVEQLIHNFTIKPAGDKGYDKAEVMRGGIDTAELSSKTLECKKVEGLFFGGECIDVTGWLGGYNFQWAWASGYVIAQNI; from the coding sequence ATGTCGGTAAATTCGACTTTAATTTATAACAACCTTGATGCCGTTATTTTGGGAGCAGGGGCTTGCGGATTGATGTGTGCCGTACAAGCAGGATATTTAGGAAAAAAGGTGCTAGTTCTGGAGAAAAATGCAAAAGTTGGCGCAAAAATTTTAATATCAGGAGGAGGAAGGTGTAATTACACTAACTTGTATGCCTCAAATCAAAATTTTATTTCTGAAAATGAACATTTTAGTAAATCGGCCTTTGCGCAATGGACTGTTCAGGATACAATTGGTTTCTTTGAAACATATGGCATTTATGGACAGGAGAAAACATTAGGTCAATTATTTCCAACTACCAATAATGCGCGAGATGTTGTAAAAGTATTTACCGATTTATGTGCTGATTTTGGTCAGGATATTTTATGCAATGCAGAAGTGCAAAGTATTAATCGCAATGAATCTGGGTTTATTGTTGAATTTAAAGACCTTATAACTAACCGAATTCATTTTCTTAATGCACCAAAGGTAGTTGTGGCTACTGGTGGATTACCAATTCCCAAAATGGGAGCTACTGATTTTGCGCTAAGACTGGCCCGCCAGTTTGATGTAAAACTTACTTCCACTGCACCTGCCTTAGTTCCTCTTACTGTTACAGGAAAAGATCATGAATGGTATCAGCAACTTTCCGGTACAAGTATATTTAGCAGAGTATCTAACGATAAAATAAGTTTTGAAGAAAATATTTTGTTTACCCATTGGGGGCTAAGCGGTCCAGCAATCCTTCAAATTTCATCTTATTGGCGTGCAGGGGAACGAATTAATATTGACTTGTTGCCAAGTGCCAACATCCTTGAATTACTTGATGAAGAACGCTTACTTTCTGGTAAGAAACTTTTGGCTTCTTTTCTTGAAAAATACTATTCTCGGAAGTTTGTTGAGGCAATGAAAAAATATTTGCCTATTGAAAAAAATCTTGCTTCCTTATCTAAAAATGATCTTTCTTTAGTTGAACAACTGATTCATAATTTTACAATTAAACCTGCTGGTGACAAGGGTTATGATAAAGCGGAAGTGATGCGGGGAGGAATTGACACTGCCGAGCTTTCATCAAAAACACTTGAATGCAAAAAAGTTGAAGGCTTGTTTTTTGGGGGTGAGTGTATAGATGTAACTGGTTGGTTAGGAGGGTATAATTTTCAGTGGGCATGGGCTTCGGGTTATGTTATTGCACAAAATATTTAA
- a CDS encoding TatD family hydrolase, with protein MPDIIRQLPYAVSVGVHPWHVEQKNWDGVFFRLNQCLKLPNVLALGEIGLDRSSKVPFGIQRHYFESQLAFAERFKKPVIIHAVRTYTEFVPYLKETSLPFIFHHFTGNHHELEQLLKYNCWFSLGKSLIYPQQKSLEVCKLVPTEKFFLETDTVNISISTVYERAAEVKNISMIELKENVFHNFAAVFGTSDEIGVTV; from the coding sequence ATGCCAGATATAATTAGGCAGTTACCCTATGCTGTTTCTGTTGGTGTTCACCCATGGCATGTAGAACAAAAAAATTGGGATGGAGTCTTCTTCAGGCTAAATCAATGCTTAAAGCTTCCCAATGTTTTAGCACTGGGTGAAATTGGTTTGGATCGTTCATCAAAAGTACCCTTTGGTATTCAACGGCATTATTTCGAATCACAATTAGCTTTTGCAGAAAGATTTAAAAAGCCTGTTATAATTCATGCAGTTAGAACTTACACAGAGTTTGTTCCATATCTTAAAGAAACTAGTCTGCCATTTATATTTCATCATTTTACAGGAAATCACCATGAGTTGGAGCAATTGTTAAAGTATAATTGTTGGTTTTCTTTGGGTAAATCACTGATCTATCCCCAACAGAAATCTTTAGAAGTGTGCAAATTAGTTCCAACCGAGAAGTTTTTTTTAGAAACTGATACAGTGAATATTTCAATTTCAACTGTATATGAAAGAGCTGCAGAAGTAAAGAATATTAGTATGATAGAGTTAAAAGAGAATGTTTTTCATAATTTTGCCGCCGTTTTTGGAACGTCGGATGAAATCGGCGTAACCGTTTAA
- a CDS encoding tRNA threonylcarbamoyladenosine dehydratase — protein MEVPYWMSRTNLLLGEEKIEKLVNAHVLVVGLGGVGGICAEMIARSGVGKMTIVDADIVDPSNRNRQIPATKSTEGKLKAEVLADRIRDINPEIDLTVLCEYLRDERMFEVLDSVNFDYAVDCIDTLAPKLFFIKGCKERNIPLVSSMGAGGKVDPTRVRVVDLFETYNCTLSKHVRKRLRQMGVKENVKVVWSSEDIDPSRVIPTQGTNKSSIIGTISYMPAVFGCTVASVVIRDLYNK, from the coding sequence ATGGAAGTACCTTATTGGATGAGTCGCACCAACTTACTATTGGGCGAAGAAAAGATTGAGAAATTAGTTAACGCTCATGTGTTAGTTGTTGGTTTGGGTGGCGTTGGAGGAATTTGCGCAGAAATGATTGCACGTTCAGGCGTTGGAAAAATGACAATTGTAGATGCCGATATAGTTGATCCGAGTAATCGTAACCGTCAGATTCCGGCTACTAAAAGTACCGAAGGTAAATTGAAAGCCGAGGTTTTAGCTGATCGTATTCGCGATATCAATCCTGAAATAGATTTAACAGTACTTTGTGAATATTTGCGTGATGAACGTATGTTTGAAGTACTTGATAGCGTCAATTTTGATTATGCAGTTGATTGTATAGATACACTTGCTCCTAAACTCTTTTTTATTAAAGGTTGCAAAGAGCGTAATATTCCGTTAGTAAGCTCAATGGGAGCTGGTGGGAAAGTTGACCCAACCCGAGTTAGAGTAGTTGACTTGTTTGAAACCTATAATTGTACACTTTCAAAACATGTTCGTAAACGCTTACGCCAGATGGGGGTAAAAGAAAACGTAAAAGTGGTTTGGTCTTCTGAGGATATTGATCCAAGTCGCGTGATACCAACCCAGGGAACCAACAAAAGTTCAATAATTGGTACAATCTCTTATATGCCGGCCGTTTTTGGATGTACCGTAGCGTCAGTTGTAATCAGAGATCTGTACAATAAATAA
- a CDS encoding cupin domain-containing protein, producing the protein MATVIKQPSVIEAAGNKPKIIKEFIGKVNSNTDSLSIAKMESPSGWVEPGQTPDFDEYTLVLKGMLRISTKNGVYDVNAGEAIITHKGEWVQYSTPGTEGAEYIAVCLPAFSMNTVNRDK; encoded by the coding sequence ATGGCTACTGTAATTAAACAACCTTCTGTTATTGAGGCAGCTGGTAATAAACCTAAAATTATAAAAGAATTTATTGGTAAGGTCAACTCCAATACTGATTCACTGAGTATTGCCAAAATGGAAAGTCCTTCTGGTTGGGTTGAGCCTGGTCAAACTCCAGATTTTGATGAATATACATTGGTTTTAAAAGGGATGCTTAGGATTTCCACCAAAAATGGAGTTTATGATGTAAATGCTGGTGAGGCCATCATTACTCATAAAGGAGAATGGGTTCAATATAGTACTCCTGGTACAGAAGGAGCGGAATACATTGCCGTTTGCTTACCAGCATTTTCAATGAATACAGTCAACAGAGATAAATAA
- a CDS encoding S9 family peptidase, with product MKKFFVAVALLASSQMMAQNRLTPELLMKLGRVSEPRVSPDGKSVIYNVRNMDIAANKGNSDIFIVDINGQNAHPIANEPANEVSAKWRPDGKKVGYIKDGQVWEMSPDGSGKTQITSVETGISGFGYSPKMGFLWFTSDVKLDKNPAELYPDLPKVDGARIIDGLFYRHWTEWHDYAYSHVFVANYADGKVSNIKDVMATERFDAPLQPNGGEEQFAFSADDKKLAYTCRKLNGTAEALSTNSDIYIYDLTSGTTDDVSAFNKGYDINPRFSPDGKKILWLSMERDGYEADKNRILVYDITTKNYTDVTKHFDNSASKAEWDMDSQRIYFIAGIEATEQIMLFDPKLRSMSQIVPLTNVVADITDFDFTYVNKKPVMVTAMMNISLPTEVFTLELGKKQLTQITNTNSTALSAIKLGKVEKRMVKTTDGKDMLVWVILPPDFDPNKKYPALLYCQGGPQSTVSQFFSYRWNFQLMAANDYIIVAPNRRGLPSFGQAWNEEISGDWGGQCMRDYLSAIDDVAKESYIDKNRLGAVGASFGGYSVYWLAGHHQKRFKAFIAHCGVFNLESMYGTTEETWFPNFDLGGAYWKNPQPKAYSQFSPHKFVQNWDTPILVIHNEKDLRVPLGQGMEAFSAAQLQNIPSRFLYFPDEGHWITKPQNSILWNRIFFDWLDKYLKK from the coding sequence ATGAAGAAATTTTTTGTAGCTGTGGCGTTATTGGCTTCCTCGCAAATGATGGCGCAGAACCGTTTGACTCCAGAACTTTTAATGAAACTTGGCCGTGTGTCGGAGCCACGAGTATCTCCCGATGGTAAATCAGTGATTTATAATGTCAGAAATATGGATATTGCTGCTAATAAGGGTAATTCTGACATTTTCATTGTAGATATAAATGGTCAAAACGCACATCCTATTGCCAACGAGCCAGCTAATGAGGTGAGTGCTAAATGGCGTCCCGATGGAAAGAAAGTTGGTTACATTAAAGATGGACAGGTTTGGGAAATGAGCCCGGATGGATCAGGAAAAACACAAATTACCAGTGTGGAAACAGGAATATCAGGATTTGGATATTCTCCAAAAATGGGGTTCCTTTGGTTTACTTCCGATGTTAAACTTGATAAAAATCCTGCTGAACTTTATCCTGATTTGCCGAAGGTTGATGGCGCACGTATTATTGATGGTTTATTCTATCGTCATTGGACCGAGTGGCATGATTATGCATACAGCCATGTTTTTGTTGCCAATTACGCCGACGGGAAGGTTAGCAATATAAAAGATGTAATGGCCACTGAGCGATTTGATGCTCCTTTACAGCCTAATGGTGGTGAAGAACAATTTGCATTTAGTGCTGATGATAAAAAACTAGCTTATACTTGCCGAAAACTTAATGGCACTGCCGAGGCATTAAGTACAAATTCAGATATTTATATTTATGATTTAACCTCTGGTACTACTGATGATGTAAGTGCTTTTAATAAAGGTTATGACATCAATCCTCGTTTCTCGCCTGATGGAAAAAAAATACTGTGGTTAAGTATGGAGCGTGATGGATATGAGGCCGATAAAAATCGCATTTTGGTTTACGATATTACCACTAAAAATTACACTGACGTAACTAAACATTTTGACAATAGTGCTTCAAAGGCCGAGTGGGATATGGATAGCCAGCGTATTTATTTTATTGCCGGTATTGAAGCTACAGAACAAATCATGTTGTTCGATCCTAAATTAAGATCGATGAGTCAGATTGTGCCACTAACAAATGTCGTTGCAGACATAACCGACTTCGACTTTACTTATGTGAATAAAAAGCCGGTGATGGTTACAGCCATGATGAACATTTCTTTACCTACCGAAGTGTTTACACTAGAACTTGGTAAAAAGCAATTAACACAAATTACCAATACTAATTCAACTGCTCTTTCTGCTATAAAATTGGGTAAAGTAGAAAAACGCATGGTAAAAACTACCGACGGAAAAGACATGCTGGTTTGGGTAATTTTACCTCCTGACTTTGATCCGAATAAGAAATATCCAGCATTATTATATTGCCAAGGTGGACCGCAGAGCACAGTAAGTCAGTTTTTCTCGTATCGTTGGAACTTTCAGCTTATGGCTGCAAATGACTACATTATAGTTGCGCCAAACCGTCGTGGATTGCCATCTTTCGGTCAGGCTTGGAATGAGGAGATTTCCGGCGATTGGGGTGGTCAGTGTATGCGCGATTATTTAAGTGCAATTGATGATGTTGCCAAAGAATCATATATCGATAAAAACCGGTTGGGTGCGGTCGGTGCTAGTTTTGGCGGTTATTCAGTATACTGGTTGGCTGGTCATCACCAAAAGAGGTTTAAAGCATTTATTGCGCATTGCGGAGTGTTTAACCTTGAATCTATGTATGGAACTACAGAAGAAACCTGGTTCCCTAACTTTGATTTAGGCGGTGCATATTGGAAGAATCCTCAGCCTAAAGCGTATTCACAGTTCTCACCGCATAAATTTGTACAAAATTGGGATACACCAATTTTAGTAATCCATAATGAAAAGGATTTACGGGTCCCTTTGGGACAAGGAATGGAGGCCTTCTCAGCAGCTCAGCTACAAAATATTCCAAGTAGATTTTTGTATTTTCCTGATGAAGGACACTGGATTACCAAACCACAAAACAGCATACTGTGGAATAGGATATTTTTTGATTGGCTTGATAAATATTTGAAGAAATAG
- a CDS encoding M13 family metallopeptidase, giving the protein MKRPLLGLLTLAFATSGAFAQSPSFKFIDKSNMDTLVRPGDNFYQYANGGWLKNNPIPSTETRWGSFNQLIKKTNDNLKTLLAEAAVKNASYGSNSQLGGDFYASGMDSVEIENAGITPIAKQLEAIAGISNAKELLTVISDMHKMGYSPVYTFFIYQDDKNSSQVISQLSQGGLGLPDKDYYFNADDRSKTIRSEYLKHLVNMFKILGDDNKTASKNAEAIMKIETTLAGASMTRVEQRDPNKIYHKMSLKDLQALTPMSNWKEILNDYTGKEISEVLVRQPNFFKEFDTQLIATSLNDWKAYLRWNVIHSAAPYLHTKAVNENFNFYGKVLTGQKVMKPREDRVAIVVDGSIGEVLGRLYVSKYFKPQAKERMLALINNLASTYEDRIKRLDWMGEQTKQKALVKLNAFIRKIGYPDNWKDYSQVHISRTAFYANVVECNKYDFKTMVEKLGKPVDKNEWMMSPPTINAYYNPTVNEIVFPAGILQFPFFDFGADDAVNYGGIGAVIGHEMTHGFDDEGRQYDAEGNLKDWWTQEDADKFKERANRVVEQYNGYTVLNGMNVNGQLTLGENLADLGGLNIAYEAFKKTPQGKSTELIDGFTADQRFFLSWAQIWRSNIRDEALAQRIVTDPHSPGIYRCNGPLINMKEFFTAFGIKEGDSMWKAEAERIKIW; this is encoded by the coding sequence ATGAAGAGACCTCTACTTGGCTTGTTAACACTGGCTTTTGCAACCAGTGGTGCATTTGCACAATCTCCTTCCTTTAAGTTTATTGATAAGTCCAACATGGACACACTCGTTCGACCAGGTGATAATTTTTATCAATACGCAAATGGAGGATGGCTGAAGAATAATCCAATTCCTTCAACAGAAACTCGTTGGGGAAGCTTTAATCAGCTTATAAAAAAAACGAATGATAACCTGAAAACGTTGCTTGCTGAAGCTGCAGTAAAGAACGCAAGTTATGGTAGTAATAGTCAGCTTGGCGGTGATTTCTATGCAAGTGGGATGGATTCAGTGGAAATTGAAAATGCAGGCATTACACCAATTGCCAAACAACTGGAAGCTATTGCCGGTATTAGCAATGCAAAAGAGCTATTGACCGTAATATCCGATATGCATAAAATGGGTTATTCACCGGTATATACTTTTTTTATCTATCAAGATGATAAAAACAGTTCACAGGTAATATCTCAATTATCTCAGGGTGGCTTGGGTTTGCCTGACAAAGATTACTATTTTAATGCAGATGATAGAAGCAAAACCATTCGTTCAGAATATCTTAAACATTTAGTGAATATGTTTAAGATTTTGGGTGACGATAATAAAACTGCCTCTAAAAATGCCGAAGCGATAATGAAGATTGAAACTACATTAGCTGGAGCATCGATGACCCGTGTTGAACAACGTGACCCCAATAAAATCTATCATAAAATGAGTCTTAAAGATCTTCAGGCTTTAACTCCAATGTCTAATTGGAAGGAGATACTGAATGATTATACGGGGAAGGAGATTTCAGAAGTGCTGGTTCGTCAACCTAATTTCTTTAAAGAATTTGACACTCAGCTTATAGCTACATCTTTAAACGATTGGAAAGCCTATTTAAGATGGAATGTCATTCATTCTGCAGCTCCTTATTTACACACTAAAGCAGTAAATGAAAACTTTAATTTTTATGGGAAAGTTTTGACTGGTCAGAAAGTAATGAAACCAAGGGAAGATAGGGTAGCTATAGTGGTTGACGGTTCAATAGGTGAGGTATTAGGTCGTTTATATGTTTCAAAATATTTTAAACCACAAGCCAAAGAGCGGATGCTTGCCTTAATAAATAACCTTGCATCAACTTATGAAGATCGAATTAAACGATTGGATTGGATGGGTGAGCAAACAAAGCAAAAGGCGTTGGTAAAACTGAATGCTTTTATTCGCAAAATTGGTTATCCTGATAACTGGAAAGATTATTCACAGGTTCATATAAGTCGTACTGCTTTTTATGCTAACGTGGTTGAATGTAATAAGTATGATTTTAAAACGATGGTTGAAAAGCTGGGCAAACCGGTAGATAAGAATGAGTGGATGATGTCTCCGCCAACAATTAATGCATATTATAATCCTACAGTTAATGAAATTGTGTTTCCTGCTGGAATTTTACAGTTTCCTTTCTTTGATTTCGGAGCAGATGATGCGGTAAACTATGGAGGAATAGGTGCTGTAATTGGTCATGAAATGACACATGGGTTTGATGATGAAGGCCGTCAATATGATGCTGAAGGTAATTTAAAAGATTGGTGGACTCAGGAGGATGCTGATAAATTTAAGGAACGAGCAAACAGGGTAGTTGAACAGTACAATGGCTATACAGTTTTGAATGGAATGAATGTTAACGGGCAACTTACTTTAGGTGAAAACCTTGCCGATCTGGGAGGCTTAAATATAGCCTATGAAGCTTTTAAAAAGACTCCTCAAGGAAAAAGTACTGAATTAATTGACGGATTTACGGCTGATCAACGATTCTTCTTATCGTGGGCTCAAATATGGCGTTCAAATATTAGAGATGAAGCCCTCGCTCAACGTATAGTGACGGATCCTCATTCTCCGGGTATATATAGGTGCAATGGACCTTTAATAAACATGAAAGAGTTTTTTACTGCTTTTGGAATTAAAGAAGGTGATTCTATGTGGAAGGCCGAAGCAGAAAGAATCAAAATATGGTGA
- a CDS encoding DUF4399 domain-containing protein: MKTQLLLLGFSSILLISCGSNKSKTATDADSTMHDHMHHESTEAKVDTTVIKAGQEVYFVNLTDGQKVNNPIKVEMGVKGMTVEPIGAVNADKGHHHLIIDGSYTPAGTTVSADSTHIHFGKGQTETELTLSPGKHTLTLQFANGMHASYGQRMSKTITVEVK, translated from the coding sequence ATGAAAACACAATTGCTTTTATTAGGATTTAGCTCTATTTTATTAATTTCATGTGGTAGTAATAAGTCAAAAACAGCAACAGATGCTGATTCAACAATGCATGATCACATGCATCATGAGTCAACAGAGGCAAAAGTGGATACAACTGTAATCAAAGCAGGTCAGGAAGTTTATTTTGTTAATTTAACTGATGGTCAAAAGGTAAATAATCCGATTAAAGTTGAAATGGGAGTGAAAGGGATGACTGTTGAGCCAATTGGTGCTGTTAACGCCGACAAGGGACACCATCATCTTATAATTGATGGTTCATATACTCCCGCTGGCACCACTGTTTCTGCTGATTCAACTCATATTCATTTTGGTAAAGGCCAAACGGAAACTGAGCTTACTTTAAGCCCAGGTAAACATACACTTACATTGCAGTTTGCAAATGGAATGCATGCATCTTATGGCCAAAGAATGAGTAAGACCATTACTGTTGAAGTCAAATAG
- a CDS encoding nucleoid-associated protein, which produces MIHVADVNDLQYLTIHKVGNPSKDEPLVFSKAPIDLSNEDISRLLISYFIQPFTNNAEYYHLYHAVELALNDIYVYISRIFEDQSTFQEQSFHIAKHLYDNSTHPKIKGGELYIAYFNKCLIDGEEVEAIGIFKSETKETYLKVYLNDENYEVNYEDGINISKLDKGCLIFNIDKEHGYRVSIIDTLSKQNEAVYWKDDFLKVKRREDSYLQTENYVDLCTSFINKKLTENFEVSRADQIELLNKSANYFKEKETFDFDEFTEEIITQPAVIESFKEYKQQFETNYEMTLPDSFDISNQAFKKQAKVFKSILKLDKNFHVYIHGRADMIEKGFDEVSGLNYYKLFFKEEA; this is translated from the coding sequence ATGATACACGTTGCCGACGTAAATGACCTGCAATACCTTACCATCCATAAAGTTGGAAATCCTAGCAAAGATGAGCCTTTAGTATTTTCAAAAGCACCAATTGATTTAAGTAATGAAGATATAAGCAGACTTTTAATCAGTTATTTTATTCAACCATTTACAAATAATGCCGAATATTATCACTTATATCATGCCGTTGAACTAGCCCTCAACGATATTTATGTTTATATCTCTCGCATTTTTGAAGATCAAAGCACTTTTCAAGAACAATCTTTTCATATTGCCAAGCATCTTTACGATAACTCCACTCACCCCAAGATTAAAGGTGGTGAATTATATATAGCTTACTTCAATAAATGCTTAATTGATGGTGAAGAAGTGGAAGCGATCGGTATTTTTAAGTCTGAAACAAAGGAAACTTACTTAAAAGTTTACTTGAATGATGAGAACTATGAAGTCAACTATGAAGACGGTATTAATATTAGTAAACTTGATAAGGGCTGTTTGATCTTTAATATCGATAAAGAACATGGTTATCGGGTAAGTATTATTGATACATTAAGTAAGCAAAATGAGGCTGTTTATTGGAAAGACGATTTCCTCAAGGTAAAGCGACGTGAAGATTCATACTTGCAAACTGAAAACTATGTGGATCTCTGCACTTCTTTCATTAATAAAAAGTTAACAGAAAATTTTGAAGTTAGCCGAGCTGATCAAATTGAATTATTGAATAAATCGGCGAATTATTTTAAGGAGAAGGAGACATTTGATTTTGATGAGTTTACGGAAGAAATCATCACACAACCAGCTGTAATAGAGTCATTTAAAGAATATAAGCAACAGTTTGAAACGAATTATGAAATGACACTACCTGATTCATTTGATATTTCGAACCAAGCTTTTAAAAAGCAGGCTAAAGTTTTCAAAAGTATTTTAAAGCTTGATAAAAATTTTCACGTATACATTCATGGGCGTGCAGATATGATTGAAAAAGGTTTTGATGAAGTTAGCGGATTAAATTACTATAAGTTGTTCTTTAAAGAAGAAGCTTAA
- a CDS encoding DinB family protein, whose product MKSYFHRLYEYEKWANGRIISTLKTCKNPPERTLLLFGHLLIAQREWLNRIIKKETTNKFWELFSLQQCEKLYNQNNNDWSHFFLTIGENDLDVSFQYKNSKGEEFNTPMIDILTHLINHSSYHRGQIIDSLKGVVEPLPITDFIVFSRNP is encoded by the coding sequence ATGAAATCCTATTTCCACAGGTTATATGAATATGAAAAATGGGCAAACGGAAGAATCATCTCAACGTTAAAAACATGTAAAAATCCTCCTGAACGCACATTGCTTCTCTTCGGTCATTTGCTTATTGCCCAACGTGAGTGGTTAAACAGAATTATTAAAAAAGAAACCACAAATAAGTTTTGGGAGCTATTTAGTTTGCAGCAATGCGAAAAACTATATAACCAAAACAATAACGATTGGAGTCACTTCTTTTTAACAATCGGAGAAAATGACTTGGATGTTTCTTTTCAATATAAAAACTCAAAAGGTGAAGAATTTAACACGCCTATGATAGATATTCTTACCCACTTAATTAATCATAGCAGCTATCACCGAGGACAAATTATTGATTCGTTAAAAGGAGTAGTGGAACCATTGCCAATAACTGATTTCATTGTTTTTTCAAGAAACCCTTAG